The following proteins come from a genomic window of Sphaerisporangium rubeum:
- a CDS encoding DUF402 domain-containing protein: MTELGADPPPVVTGAPGAFGAAVAVRYTKYDGSLHWHHQGRLLGEDEHGVWTGCPVNTPGGRGTEVSLVWDHAFVMLFPRDAWFTVNFNAPPERLEVYCDITTVPRWRDGLVTMVDLDLDVIRLRDGETFLDDADEFAEHRVRYGYPPDVVAEAERSSAWLMDAVRDRRPPFDGTHERWLAEVM; this comes from the coding sequence ATGACCGAACTCGGAGCCGATCCGCCACCCGTCGTCACCGGTGCCCCCGGTGCCTTCGGTGCGGCGGTCGCGGTCCGCTACACCAAGTACGACGGTTCGCTGCACTGGCACCACCAGGGCCGGCTGCTCGGCGAGGACGAGCACGGCGTCTGGACCGGATGCCCGGTGAACACTCCAGGTGGCCGGGGCACCGAGGTGTCCCTGGTCTGGGACCACGCCTTCGTCATGCTGTTCCCGAGGGACGCGTGGTTCACCGTGAACTTCAACGCGCCGCCGGAGCGCCTGGAGGTCTACTGCGACATCACGACCGTCCCGCGCTGGCGCGACGGCCTGGTGACCATGGTGGACCTGGACCTCGACGTGATCCGCCTGCGGGACGGCGAGACGTTCCTCGACGACGCCGACGAGTTCGCCGAGCACCGGGTCCGTTACGGCTACCCGCCGGACGTCGTCGCCGAGGCCGAGCGTTCATCCGCCTGGCTGATGGACGCCGTACGTGACCGCCGTCCGCCGTTCGACGGCACGCACGAGCGCTGGCTCGCCGAGGTGATGTGA
- a CDS encoding ribonuclease J, with the protein MSHPHPELGPPPPLAEHGLRIVALGGLGEIGRNMAVFEFDGSLLVVDCGVLFPEPEQPGVDLILPDFEYIRDRLDDIEAVVLTHAHEDHIGAVPYLLRERSDIPLVGSMLTLGLIESKLTEHRIQPVKVEVAEGERRRFGPFECEFFAVNHSIPDALAVALRTPAGLVLHTGDFKMDQLPLDGRLTDLGGFARLGAEGVDLLMSDSTNSEVPGFVPSERTIGPVIDEVFRSAEKRIIVACFASHVHRVQQIFDAAEENGRKVALIGRSMVRNMTVARELGYLRVPADILVDSREIEEWPPEDVVLICTGSQGEPMAALSRMANRDHPIRVAEGDTVVLASSLVPGNETAVNKVINGLTRWGARVVHKGNALVHVSGHAAAGELLYVLNLTKPSNFMPVHGEWRHMRAHAKLAALTGVPDDHIVIAEDGVVVDLVDGRARITGAVQCGYVYVDGSSVGAVTDVALKDRRILGDEGFISVVVVVDSTTGKVTGGPEVYARGSGIELAAFDAVIPLIEKALEESAADGVADLQQMRRVTRRIVGRWVNESYRRRPMIIPVIVEV; encoded by the coding sequence ATGAGCCATCCGCATCCCGAACTCGGGCCGCCCCCACCGCTCGCCGAGCACGGCCTGCGCATCGTCGCGCTCGGCGGCCTCGGTGAGATCGGCCGCAACATGGCCGTCTTCGAGTTCGACGGCAGTCTGCTGGTGGTCGACTGCGGAGTGCTGTTCCCCGAGCCCGAGCAGCCGGGGGTCGACCTGATCCTGCCGGACTTCGAATACATCCGCGACCGTCTCGACGACATCGAGGCCGTCGTGCTGACCCACGCGCACGAGGACCACATCGGCGCGGTGCCGTACCTGCTGCGTGAACGATCCGACATCCCGCTGGTCGGTTCGATGCTGACGCTCGGCCTGATCGAGAGCAAGCTCACCGAGCACCGCATCCAGCCGGTCAAGGTCGAGGTCGCCGAGGGGGAGCGGCGCCGCTTCGGGCCGTTCGAGTGCGAGTTCTTCGCGGTCAACCACTCCATCCCCGACGCCTTGGCCGTGGCGCTGCGCACCCCGGCGGGGCTGGTGCTGCACACCGGCGACTTCAAGATGGACCAGTTGCCGCTCGACGGCCGCCTCACCGACCTCGGCGGTTTCGCCAGACTCGGCGCCGAAGGCGTGGACCTGCTGATGTCGGACTCCACCAACTCCGAGGTGCCCGGTTTCGTGCCGAGCGAGCGCACCATCGGACCGGTGATCGACGAGGTGTTCCGCAGCGCCGAGAAGCGCATCATCGTCGCGTGCTTCGCCTCGCACGTCCACCGTGTGCAGCAGATCTTCGACGCCGCCGAGGAGAACGGCCGCAAGGTCGCGCTGATCGGCCGTTCCATGGTCCGCAACATGACGGTGGCCCGTGAGCTCGGCTACCTGCGGGTTCCCGCCGACATCCTGGTCGACTCCCGCGAGATCGAGGAGTGGCCGCCGGAGGACGTGGTGCTGATCTGCACCGGGTCGCAGGGTGAGCCGATGGCGGCGCTGTCGCGCATGGCCAACCGCGACCACCCGATCCGGGTGGCCGAGGGTGACACCGTGGTGCTGGCGTCGTCGCTGGTGCCGGGGAACGAGACCGCGGTCAACAAGGTCATCAACGGGCTCACCCGCTGGGGTGCCAGGGTGGTGCACAAGGGCAACGCGCTGGTGCACGTCTCGGGCCACGCCGCGGCCGGCGAGCTGCTGTACGTGCTCAACCTCACCAAGCCGTCCAACTTCATGCCGGTGCACGGCGAGTGGCGCCACATGCGCGCGCACGCCAAGCTCGCGGCGCTGACCGGCGTGCCGGACGACCACATCGTGATCGCCGAGGACGGCGTCGTGGTCGACCTGGTGGACGGCCGTGCGCGCATCACCGGTGCGGTGCAGTGCGGCTACGTCTACGTGGACGGCTCGTCGGTCGGCGCGGTCACCGACGTCGCGTTGAAGGACCGGCGCATCCTCGGCGACGAGGGCTTCATCTCGGTCGTCGTGGTGGTGGACTCCACCACCGGCAAGGTGACCGGCGGCCCCGAGGTGTACGCGCGCGGCTCCGGCATCGAGCTCGCGGCGTTCGACGCGGTGATACCGCTGATCGAGAAGGCCCTGGAGGAGTCGGCGGCCGACGGCGTCGCCGACCTGCAGCAGATGCGCCGGGTGACCCGGCGCATCGTCGGCCGCTGGGTCAACGAGAGCTACCGCCGCCGGCCCATGATCATCCCAGTGATCGTGGAGGTCTGA
- a CDS encoding DNA-binding protein, translating to MPRKPDITHTTHADQLQARRERDARARLMSLGADALEARPWRPPPVPPSASDLVQFAVWRQADLGPQDVLSVLTLLPAARAETDGLESALLFVARSAGLTWAQMAHAMGFNSPQACQQHFNRLAARQDGGA from the coding sequence ATGCCTCGCAAGCCGGACATCACACACACCACTCACGCCGACCAGCTCCAGGCCCGGCGTGAGCGGGACGCGCGTGCGCGTCTCATGAGCCTCGGTGCGGACGCGCTGGAGGCACGACCGTGGCGGCCACCGCCGGTTCCGCCGTCGGCGTCCGATCTCGTGCAGTTCGCCGTGTGGCGTCAGGCGGACCTCGGTCCGCAGGACGTCCTGAGCGTGCTCACCCTGCTGCCGGCGGCACGCGCGGAGACCGACGGGCTCGAATCGGCCTTGCTGTTCGTGGCCAGGAGCGCGGGGCTGACCTGGGCCCAGATGGCGCACGCGATGGGCTTCAACTCACCGCAGGCGTGCCAGCAGCACTTCAACCGCCTGGCCGCGCGACAGGATGGTGGCGCATGA
- a CDS encoding DMT family transporter, translating into MRNNNSAITSAEIPLPRAEPAAARGSLRWGTALAATGVVSFSMTLPATAFALRGLDPYFVAIGRGALAVVAAVACLVATGAPVLPPRARLRSYAVISLCVVFGFPVLSALALHAGADVAHGAVVIGLLPLATAVCAVVRAGERPRVLFWVASVAGALAVTVFTVGRGDGRLAVADLLLVGALISAAVGYTEGARMARDTPGLQVIAYALVVAAPVTIPVTAGLLLFGDQSFSAPAFGGFLYVGLVSMFLGFVPWYAGLARGGIARAGQTQLLQPLLTMVWAWLLLAEPVDPATVTAALAVLLCVAATQRTRV; encoded by the coding sequence ATGAGAAATAACAATAGCGCTATCACCTCCGCTGAGATACCGCTTCCCCGTGCGGAACCCGCCGCCGCGCGTGGCTCCCTGCGGTGGGGGACGGCCCTGGCCGCGACCGGGGTCGTCTCGTTCTCGATGACCCTTCCCGCCACCGCGTTCGCGCTGCGCGGCCTCGACCCGTACTTCGTGGCGATCGGCAGAGGAGCGCTGGCGGTGGTCGCGGCCGTCGCGTGCCTGGTCGCCACCGGAGCCCCCGTGCTGCCGCCGCGAGCCCGCCTCCGGTCGTACGCCGTGATCTCGCTCTGCGTGGTGTTCGGCTTCCCCGTCCTCAGCGCGCTGGCCCTGCACGCCGGTGCCGATGTCGCGCACGGCGCGGTCGTCATCGGGCTGCTGCCGCTGGCCACGGCCGTGTGCGCGGTCGTGCGTGCCGGGGAGCGGCCCCGGGTGCTGTTCTGGGTGGCGAGCGTCGCGGGGGCCCTGGCGGTCACCGTCTTCACCGTGGGACGCGGCGACGGCCGTCTCGCCGTCGCCGACCTGCTGCTGGTCGGCGCACTGATCTCGGCCGCGGTCGGCTACACCGAGGGAGCCCGCATGGCCCGCGACACCCCCGGACTCCAGGTGATCGCCTACGCCTTGGTGGTCGCGGCCCCCGTCACGATCCCGGTGACCGCCGGCCTCCTGCTGTTCGGCGACCAGTCGTTCTCCGCGCCGGCCTTCGGCGGGTTCCTCTACGTCGGCCTGGTCTCGATGTTCCTCGGCTTCGTCCCCTGGTACGCGGGCCTGGCTCGCGGCGGCATAGCCCGCGCGGGCCAGACCCAGCTGCTCCAGCCCTTGCTGACCATGGTGTGGGCCTGGCTCCTGCTCGCGGAACCGGTCGACCCCGCCACCGTCACCGCCGCACTGGCCGTGCTCCTCTGCGTCGCCGCCACCCAGCGCACCCGTGTCTGA
- a CDS encoding PLP-dependent aminotransferase family protein, with protein sequence MNDDSSIARIAAILRDEADRAGAGGRLPSMREVSRRYGVGPVTVSRALAMLAAEGRVVTRPGSGAFAAGDTAAKGDAADFSWQAVALEDRAVGDAEVATLLSPAPEGVIALTGGYPHPDLQPLKGLTSAATRAVRRADVWGVPPLGGVDGLRRWFATEAGGDATQADVLVVSGGQAALSHAFRALTGPGRPMLVETPTYPGALAAARTAGLRVVGVPVDEQGVRADLLAEAFAVTGARVFYCQPTLHNPTGATQPSPRREQVLAVARAAGAFVIEDDYGRYLAAGAVPPSLISMDVHGTVVHVNSLSKVTAPSLRVAGITARGPAARRLRAAQLVESFFVPRPLQETALEFLTSPAWRRHRATIATELLPRRDALAAALERHLPQARVRLLPSGGLHLWVRLPGETDETALVERAQREGALVSPGAMYHPAEPPAPHLRLTHTAAAHTGELAEGVRRLAAAYHHITTHPGSAHR encoded by the coding sequence ATGAATGACGATAGCAGTATCGCCAGGATCGCCGCGATACTGCGCGACGAGGCCGACCGCGCCGGCGCCGGCGGACGACTGCCGTCCATGCGCGAGGTCTCCCGCCGGTACGGCGTCGGCCCGGTGACCGTGTCCCGCGCGCTGGCGATGCTGGCGGCCGAGGGACGCGTGGTGACGCGGCCGGGAAGCGGCGCCTTCGCCGCCGGGGACACCGCCGCCAAGGGAGACGCGGCCGACTTCTCGTGGCAGGCCGTCGCGCTCGAGGACCGCGCGGTGGGGGACGCCGAGGTCGCGACGTTGCTCAGCCCCGCGCCTGAAGGGGTGATCGCGCTCACCGGCGGCTACCCGCACCCGGACCTGCAGCCGCTGAAGGGGCTCACGAGCGCGGCCACGCGGGCCGTGCGCCGAGCCGATGTGTGGGGGGTTCCGCCGCTCGGCGGGGTCGACGGGCTGCGGCGGTGGTTCGCCACCGAGGCCGGAGGCGACGCCACGCAGGCCGACGTGCTGGTGGTCAGCGGCGGCCAGGCGGCCCTCTCGCACGCCTTCCGCGCGCTGACCGGACCCGGCAGGCCGATGCTGGTGGAGACGCCGACCTACCCCGGCGCGCTCGCGGCGGCACGGACCGCGGGGCTGCGGGTCGTCGGGGTGCCGGTGGACGAGCAGGGGGTGCGCGCCGACCTGCTGGCCGAGGCGTTCGCCGTCACCGGCGCCAGGGTGTTCTACTGCCAGCCGACCTTGCACAACCCCACAGGAGCCACCCAGCCGTCCCCGCGCCGCGAGCAGGTGCTCGCCGTGGCGCGCGCGGCGGGTGCGTTCGTCATCGAGGACGACTACGGCCGCTACCTCGCCGCCGGCGCCGTCCCGCCGTCGCTCATCTCCATGGACGTCCACGGCACCGTCGTCCACGTCAACTCCCTGAGCAAGGTCACCGCGCCGAGCCTGCGCGTGGCCGGGATCACCGCACGCGGCCCCGCGGCCCGGCGGCTGCGTGCCGCGCAGCTCGTGGAGTCGTTCTTCGTCCCCCGGCCCCTGCAGGAGACGGCGCTGGAGTTCCTCACCTCCCCCGCGTGGCGCCGCCACCGCGCGACGATCGCCACCGAGCTGCTCCCCCGCCGCGACGCCTTGGCCGCCGCGCTGGAACGGCATCTGCCGCAGGCGCGGGTGCGGCTCCTGCCTTCCGGCGGCCTGCACCTGTGGGTGCGGCTTCCGGGGGAGACCGACGAGACGGCCCTGGTGGAGCGTGCGCAGCGTGAAGGCGCGCTGGTCAGTCCCGGCGCCATGTACCACCCCGCCGAACCGCCGGCCCCGCACCTGCGTCTCACGCACACCGCCGCCGCGCACACCGGCGAACTGGCGGAAGGGGTGCGCCGGCTCGCCGCCGCGTATCACCACATCACCACGCATCCCGGGTCCGCGCACCGCTGA
- the dapA gene encoding 4-hydroxy-tetrahydrodipicolinate synthase — MASPLASSGAPFGRMLTAMVTPFTADRALDVDRAQRLATYLVDEQKNDGLVVSGTTGESPTTSDAEKDLLLRAVLEAVGDRATVVAGVGTNDTAHSIEVAKAAEQAGAHGVLLVTPYYNKPPQEGLYHHFASVADATGLPAMLYDIPGRTGTAIAVETLIRLAQNPRVAAVKDAKGDFFASSEVMLATGLVFYSGDDAVNLPWLSVGAAGFVSVVGHVVGAQLADMIGRYRAGDVNGARDIHQRLLPVVAGIMNRTQGAIMAKAALDLVGQWGGPLRLPLVEATEEQFAALRADLVAGGVKLAD; from the coding sequence ATGGCATCGCCACTCGCATCCTCCGGCGCGCCCTTCGGCCGCATGCTGACCGCCATGGTCACCCCCTTCACCGCCGACCGCGCTCTCGACGTCGACCGCGCGCAACGACTGGCCACCTACCTCGTCGACGAGCAGAAAAACGACGGCCTGGTGGTCAGCGGCACGACAGGGGAGTCCCCCACGACGTCCGATGCCGAGAAAGACCTGCTGCTGCGAGCCGTGCTGGAGGCCGTCGGCGACCGCGCCACGGTGGTCGCCGGTGTCGGCACCAACGACACGGCCCACTCGATCGAGGTGGCCAAGGCCGCCGAGCAGGCCGGCGCGCACGGCGTGCTGCTGGTGACGCCTTACTACAACAAGCCGCCGCAGGAAGGCCTGTACCACCACTTCGCCTCGGTGGCCGACGCCACCGGCCTGCCGGCGATGCTGTACGACATCCCCGGCCGCACCGGCACGGCGATCGCCGTCGAGACGCTGATCCGCCTGGCCCAGAATCCCCGCGTCGCCGCCGTGAAGGACGCCAAGGGCGACTTCTTCGCCTCGTCCGAGGTCATGCTCGCCACCGGGCTCGTGTTCTACTCCGGTGACGACGCGGTGAACCTGCCCTGGCTATCGGTCGGGGCCGCCGGGTTCGTCAGCGTGGTGGGTCACGTGGTCGGCGCGCAGCTCGCCGACATGATCGGCCGCTACCGCGCCGGCGACGTCAACGGCGCCAGGGACATCCACCAGCGTCTGCTGCCGGTGGTGGCGGGCATCATGAACCGCACCCAAGGCGCGATCATGGCCAAGGCGGCGCTGGACCTCGTCGGCCAGTGGGGCGGCCCGCTGCGTCTGCCTCTGGTGGAGGCCACCGAGGAGCAGTTCGCCGCGCTGCGGGCCGATCTGGTCGCCGGCGGCGTCAAGCTGGCCGACTGA
- a CDS encoding histidine phosphatase family protein, translated as MTTRVLYLVRHGAADATGELTAAGHRQAGLLGERLAGLPVDAVWHSPLPRAVASAHEIARHLPDVPVREAAELTDHVPYVPSAAETPPRWTGYLDGCDDKEAAMGRRLADALVARFAKIPDAKASDATEPRSAGATASEPSASEPDATGPDVHEVLVTHAFQIAWLVRHALDAPPARWLGLNSGNAALTVIEYRDDAPPAVVVFNDMSHLPADLRWTGFPERVRP; from the coding sequence ATGACGACCCGAGTGCTCTACCTGGTACGCCACGGCGCGGCCGACGCGACGGGAGAGCTCACCGCCGCCGGCCACCGGCAGGCGGGCCTGCTCGGCGAACGGCTCGCCGGCCTGCCGGTCGACGCCGTGTGGCACTCCCCGCTGCCGCGCGCCGTGGCGAGCGCGCACGAGATCGCGCGGCACCTGCCGGACGTCCCCGTGCGCGAGGCCGCCGAGCTCACCGACCATGTGCCGTACGTGCCGAGCGCGGCCGAGACGCCGCCGCGCTGGACCGGCTACCTCGACGGCTGCGACGACAAGGAGGCGGCAATGGGCCGGAGACTCGCCGATGCCTTGGTCGCGCGGTTCGCGAAGATCCCTGACGCGAAGGCCTCAGACGCGACCGAACCGAGGTCGGCCGGAGCAACCGCGAGCGAACCGAGCGCAAGCGAACCAGACGCGACAGGACCAGACGTGCACGAGGTGCTGGTGACGCACGCCTTCCAGATCGCGTGGCTGGTGCGGCACGCGCTGGACGCGCCGCCGGCGCGGTGGCTCGGGCTGAACAGCGGCAACGCCGCGCTGACGGTCATCGAGTACCGCGACGACGCGCCGCCTGCCGTCGTGGTGTTCAACGACATGAGCCACCTCCCGGCCGATCTGCGCTGGACGGGTTTCCCCGAGCGCGTCAGGCCGTGA
- a CDS encoding pectate lyase family protein — protein sequence MRTPSRRAAVAAAALCAATALAVPAGPASAHGVPLGRQTLPAGDGWGSSGAGTTGGAAADAAHVYTVTTRAALVAALNRADPTPKIIYVRGVIDAATGDDGRRLTCDDHATGGYTLDGYLAAYDPAVWGRDTEPAGPMEDARAASAARQTAWIKPKVGSNTTIVGVGHAVLKGFNLHIDKADNVIIRNIHFQDAYDCFPQWDPTDGADGNWNSLYDNVSVTGSTHVWADHNTFDDGDNPDSAQPLYFGRPYQVHDGQLDITSGSDLATVSWNRFAGHDKTMLIGSTNNPATDLGKLNVTVHHNVFDTILQRAPRVRFGQVHVYNNHYEVPDGAGYVYSFGAGVQSKIYAQDNFFRLGAAVPLGEIIYNWGGTALHAERSLVAQGHRVRTVDLLAEHNATHDPDLSPDVGWTPTLHTRIDPAVVVPLTVPLLAGAGRLR from the coding sequence ATGAGAACACCTTCACGCCGGGCCGCCGTCGCAGCGGCGGCCCTGTGCGCGGCCACCGCGCTCGCCGTACCGGCGGGGCCCGCGTCCGCGCACGGCGTCCCCCTCGGCCGGCAGACCCTGCCGGCCGGCGACGGGTGGGGGTCGTCCGGCGCCGGCACCACCGGTGGCGCCGCCGCCGACGCGGCACACGTGTACACCGTCACCACGCGGGCCGCGCTGGTCGCCGCGCTGAACCGCGCCGACCCCACCCCGAAGATCATCTATGTGAGAGGCGTCATCGACGCCGCCACCGGTGACGACGGCCGCAGGCTCACCTGCGACGACCACGCCACCGGCGGCTACACACTCGACGGCTACCTCGCCGCGTACGACCCGGCGGTGTGGGGCCGCGACACCGAGCCGGCCGGGCCGATGGAGGACGCGCGCGCCGCCTCGGCGGCGCGGCAGACCGCGTGGATCAAACCCAAGGTGGGATCCAACACCACCATCGTCGGGGTCGGCCACGCGGTGCTGAAGGGTTTCAACCTGCACATCGACAAGGCCGACAACGTCATCATCCGCAACATCCACTTCCAGGACGCCTACGACTGCTTCCCGCAGTGGGACCCCACCGACGGCGCGGACGGCAACTGGAACTCGTTGTACGACAACGTCTCGGTCACCGGGTCCACGCACGTGTGGGCCGACCACAACACCTTCGACGACGGTGACAACCCCGACTCGGCCCAGCCGCTGTACTTCGGCCGGCCCTACCAGGTGCACGACGGCCAGCTCGACATCACCAGCGGCTCCGACCTCGCGACGGTGTCGTGGAACCGGTTCGCCGGCCACGACAAGACGATGCTGATCGGCTCCACCAACAACCCGGCCACCGACCTCGGCAAGCTCAACGTCACCGTGCACCACAATGTGTTCGACACCATCCTGCAGCGCGCGCCACGGGTACGGTTCGGCCAGGTGCACGTCTACAACAACCACTACGAGGTGCCGGACGGCGCCGGGTACGTCTACAGCTTCGGCGCCGGCGTGCAGTCCAAGATCTACGCGCAGGACAACTTCTTCCGGCTCGGGGCCGCCGTGCCGCTCGGCGAGATCATCTACAACTGGGGCGGCACCGCACTGCACGCCGAACGCAGCCTGGTCGCGCAGGGCCACCGCGTGCGTACCGTGGATCTGCTGGCCGAGCACAACGCGACCCACGACCCCGACCTGTCCCCCGACGTGGGCTGGACCCCCACGCTGCACACCCGGATCGACCCCGCTGTCGTGGTCCCGCTCACCGTGCCCCTGCTCGCGGGGGCCGGCCGGCTGCGCTGA
- a CDS encoding GntR family transcriptional regulator: MTGNDPVYLRVVEELRSQIADGTLPPGAPIPSRAQLTQRFRVGETAARHALRVLAAEGLIVGKVGSGHYVRERSVLQPLQRCRNLDHDAPFAADMRAAGRRATWDWRTDQVKATREIARRLALPDLTPVIRTRYVFRTDGTPMQLATSYEPADLTGTLRLPDEGTTARKSLLARLSAAGVKVTDIRESVHTRVPQPHESDLLDLPSGVHVLHVERTHWSVDRPVETSDVVVPGNRFRLVYSVPLGA; encoded by the coding sequence ATGACTGGCAACGACCCGGTGTATCTACGTGTCGTCGAAGAGCTGCGGAGCCAGATAGCCGACGGCACGTTGCCACCCGGCGCGCCGATCCCCTCCCGCGCTCAGCTCACCCAGCGCTTCCGCGTCGGCGAGACGGCGGCCCGTCACGCGCTGCGCGTGCTCGCCGCCGAGGGTCTCATCGTCGGCAAGGTCGGCTCGGGCCACTACGTCCGTGAGAGGTCCGTCCTGCAGCCGTTGCAGCGCTGCCGCAACCTCGACCACGACGCTCCGTTCGCCGCCGACATGCGGGCCGCGGGCCGGCGCGCCACCTGGGACTGGCGCACCGACCAGGTCAAGGCCACCCGTGAGATCGCGCGCCGCCTGGCCCTCCCCGATCTCACCCCCGTGATCCGCACCCGTTACGTCTTCCGCACCGACGGCACCCCCATGCAACTCGCCACCTCCTACGAGCCCGCCGACCTGACCGGCACCCTCCGCCTCCCCGACGAGGGCACCACCGCGCGCAAGAGCCTGCTGGCCCGCCTGAGCGCCGCCGGCGTCAAGGTGACCGACATCCGGGAAAGCGTCCACACCCGGGTCCCGCAACCCCACGAGAGCGACCTTCTGGACCTTCCCTCCGGTGTCCACGTCCTCCATGTCGAGCGGACCCACTGGTCGGTGGACCGTCCCGTCGAGACCAGCGACGTGGTCGTCCCCGGCAACCGGTTCCGTCTCGTCTACTCGGTCCCCCTCGGCGCCTGA
- a CDS encoding transcriptional regulator: protein MTRDSSFGLLVLHAVRVTGFADTPVLARRYGLGAAETEEELRDAEARGWVTHTSFAGTGGWSLTEAGRAENERRLADELTGAGGADEVRDVYRRFLPLNAMLLKACTDWQLRPAGGDRLAVNDHSDPVWDAGVLAELACVGRALTPLGDRLAKVLTRFRGYDERFTAALDRARGGDGAWVDRTDVDSCHRVWFELHEDLIATLGIDRHAEV, encoded by the coding sequence ATGACGCGGGACTCCTCGTTCGGCCTGCTGGTGCTGCACGCCGTGCGCGTCACCGGGTTCGCCGACACCCCCGTGCTGGCTCGCCGGTACGGACTCGGTGCGGCCGAGACCGAAGAGGAACTGCGCGACGCCGAGGCACGGGGCTGGGTCACGCACACGTCCTTCGCCGGCACCGGCGGCTGGTCGCTGACCGAGGCGGGTCGCGCCGAGAACGAACGCCGCCTCGCGGACGAACTCACCGGCGCCGGCGGCGCGGACGAGGTGCGTGACGTCTACCGTCGGTTCCTCCCGCTGAACGCCATGCTTCTCAAAGCCTGCACCGACTGGCAGCTGCGGCCCGCCGGCGGCGACCGGCTCGCCGTCAACGACCACAGCGATCCGGTCTGGGACGCCGGAGTCCTCGCCGAGCTGGCCTGCGTCGGCCGTGCGCTCACGCCGCTGGGGGATCGGCTCGCGAAGGTGCTCACGCGCTTTCGCGGATACGACGAACGCTTCACCGCGGCGCTCGACCGGGCCAGAGGCGGCGACGGCGCATGGGTCGACCGCACCGACGTCGACTCCTGCCACCGGGTGTGGTTCGAACTCCACGAGGACCTCATCGCCACGCTGGGGATCGACCGGCACGCGGAGGTCTGA
- a CDS encoding PEP/pyruvate-binding domain-containing protein, translating into MLVPLTKAAAGTCGGKAGTLGVLLRAGLPVPDGFVVPFTASPASGLAPPEGGGAARQVTEADPLQTSLADALTRALGDLGDPYVAVRSSAADEDTIQASAAGQYESFLAVRGAEDVAGAVRACWASLSSARAAGYRARDGRTAGEPAMAVLVQRHLDAEVSGVMFTPAGAGDATRIEAAWGLGPSVVQGTVTPDTYRIAGDGSVARTVADKSTRLDRHGTRLIVGDVPARDRHRPSIGDATARRLAALGDEIAAVLGGPQDIEWAVAEGHVWILQARPVTATPPPSGVHETPPAPSAGTPAALTGTPGSHGTATGAARIVRGPADFARVHQGDILVCRFTDPAWTPLLRVAAGVVTEVGGVLSHAAIVAREYAIPAVLGVPDATSRLRDGGAVTVDGTAGTVTQEGRS; encoded by the coding sequence GTGCTCGTACCTCTGACAAAGGCCGCCGCCGGGACCTGCGGAGGCAAGGCCGGCACGCTCGGTGTTCTGCTGCGCGCGGGACTGCCGGTTCCCGACGGCTTCGTGGTCCCGTTCACCGCCTCCCCGGCGTCGGGACTCGCACCGCCGGAGGGTGGCGGCGCGGCGCGGCAGGTGACCGAGGCCGACCCGCTCCAGACCTCCCTCGCCGACGCGCTGACACGTGCGCTCGGGGATCTCGGCGACCCGTACGTGGCGGTGCGCTCGTCGGCGGCGGACGAGGACACCATTCAGGCGTCGGCGGCCGGACAGTACGAGAGTTTTCTCGCCGTGCGGGGGGCCGAGGACGTCGCCGGCGCGGTGCGTGCCTGCTGGGCCTCCTTGTCGTCGGCGCGTGCGGCCGGCTACCGGGCCCGGGACGGACGGACGGCCGGTGAACCCGCGATGGCCGTCCTCGTGCAGCGCCATCTGGACGCCGAGGTGTCCGGGGTCATGTTCACCCCCGCCGGCGCCGGCGACGCGACCCGGATCGAGGCCGCATGGGGTCTTGGTCCGAGCGTCGTCCAAGGGACGGTCACCCCTGACACCTACCGGATCGCCGGGGACGGATCGGTGGCCCGCACCGTCGCGGACAAGAGCACCCGGCTCGACCGGCACGGCACGCGACTGATCGTCGGCGACGTCCCCGCGCGCGACCGGCACCGGCCGTCGATCGGCGACGCGACCGCCAGGCGGCTCGCCGCGCTCGGCGACGAGATCGCCGCCGTGCTCGGCGGACCACAGGACATCGAGTGGGCCGTCGCCGAGGGCCACGTCTGGATCCTTCAGGCCCGGCCGGTCACCGCCACCCCTCCACCGTCCGGCGTCCACGAAACCCCACCGGCCCCGTCCGCCGGAACACCGGCCGCGCTCACCGGAACACCAGGGAGCCACGGGACGGCGACCGGCGCGGCGAGGATCGTCCGTGGTCCTGCCGACTTCGCGCGCGTCCACCAGGGAGACATCCTGGTCTGCCGCTTCACCGACCCCGCGTGGACGCCGCTGCTGCGTGTCGCCGCCGGTGTGGTCACCGAGGTCGGCGGCGTGCTGTCCCACGCGGCTATCGTCGCCAGGGAGTACGCCATCCCCGCCGTACTCGGCGTGCCAGACGCGACGAGCAGGCTGCGCGACGGCGGTGCCGTCACCGTCGACGGCACCGCCGGCACCGTGACCCAGGAAGGCCGATCATGA